One genomic window of Actinoplanes lobatus includes the following:
- a CDS encoding DUF1810 domain-containing protein, with protein sequence MPGPDELPDLIRFVRAQDGVFEQALAELRAGRKRTHWMWFVFPQLAGLGSSPTARTYAVRDLGEARAYLGHPVLGPRLVRCAEAMLEHHGRTAEEILGYPDDLKLRSSMTLFARAADDPALFERVLDRYYDGPDERTVALLGGL encoded by the coding sequence ATGCCTGGACCTGACGAACTACCCGATCTGATCCGATTCGTACGGGCCCAGGACGGCGTCTTCGAGCAGGCGCTCGCCGAGCTGAGAGCCGGCCGCAAACGCACCCACTGGATGTGGTTCGTCTTCCCCCAACTGGCCGGGCTGGGCTCCAGCCCGACGGCACGGACCTACGCCGTCCGGGACCTCGGCGAGGCCCGCGCCTATCTCGGCCACCCCGTCCTGGGACCGCGGCTGGTCCGGTGCGCCGAGGCGATGCTGGAGCACCACGGGCGCACCGCGGAGGAGATCCTCGGCTACCCCGACGACCTGAAACTGCGCTCGTCGATGACGCTCTTCGCCCGCGCCGCCGATGACCCGGCCCTGTTCGAGCGGGTGCTCGACCGCTACTACGACGGGCCGGACGAGCGGACTGTCGCGCTTCTCGGCGGACTGTAG
- a CDS encoding glycoside hydrolase family 32 protein codes for MERVARPRLHFTPRAGQVGDLFGVLAADGRYQLFYEYLSGQEPAWGYAVSDDLILWTEQAVGAPPTGPGSARCGAVVAGPEGPVLFHTREGGEVARAVAAPGFTGWRQDPAGPLIATPPSGVSEMRDPYVWWAGSGWRMLLGATIRGGAAAVLQYHSADLLHWAYDGVIVSREQGGWSCPRLFPLDDAWVLLVSSGDEVAYAVGGYDGLHFTPRAWGAFGRGRLGPTVTFVDAAGRRCVLARLGDAEASPGSVWAGSLSLPWVLSVRDDRLIATPHPNLDPYLISGATGLTAAGGEVRDHGELILTMPVGGETVLFADADIVEVAVEGVSGLGVARRTGPTAPGVRFARFGTAAGG; via the coding sequence ATGGAACGCGTAGCGCGGCCCCGCCTGCACTTCACTCCTCGCGCCGGCCAGGTCGGCGACCTCTTCGGCGTCCTCGCGGCCGACGGCCGCTACCAACTCTTCTACGAGTACCTCTCCGGCCAGGAGCCGGCCTGGGGGTACGCGGTCTCCGACGATCTCATCCTGTGGACCGAGCAGGCGGTGGGGGCGCCGCCCACCGGTCCCGGATCGGCCCGCTGCGGCGCGGTCGTGGCCGGCCCGGAGGGGCCGGTGCTGTTCCACACCCGCGAGGGCGGAGAGGTGGCCCGCGCGGTCGCGGCGCCCGGCTTCACCGGCTGGCGCCAGGATCCGGCCGGCCCGCTGATAGCCACGCCACCCTCCGGCGTCAGCGAGATGCGCGATCCGTACGTCTGGTGGGCCGGCAGCGGCTGGCGGATGCTGCTCGGCGCCACGATCCGCGGCGGGGCCGCCGCCGTCCTCCAGTACCACTCCGCCGACCTGCTGCACTGGGCGTACGACGGTGTGATCGTCTCCCGCGAGCAGGGCGGGTGGAGCTGCCCGCGGCTCTTCCCGCTGGACGACGCCTGGGTGCTGCTCGTCTCCAGCGGCGACGAGGTCGCCTACGCGGTCGGCGGCTACGACGGCCTGCACTTCACGCCGCGCGCCTGGGGCGCCTTCGGGCGGGGCCGCCTCGGCCCCACCGTCACCTTCGTCGACGCGGCCGGGCGCCGCTGCGTGCTCGCCCGCCTCGGTGACGCCGAGGCCAGTCCCGGGTCGGTCTGGGCGGGCTCGCTCAGCCTTCCGTGGGTTCTCTCGGTACGCGACGACCGGCTGATCGCCACCCCGCACCCCAACCTCGACCCGTACCTGATCAGCGGCGCCACCGGGCTCACCGCGGCCGGCGGGGAGGTCCGCGACCACGGCGAGCTGATCCTCACCATGCCCGTCGGCGGGGAGACGGTGCTCTTCGCCGACGCCGACATCGTCGAGGTCGCGGTCGAGGGCGTCAGCGGCCTCGGGGTGGCCCGGCGGACCGGGCCCACCGCGCCCGGCGTGCGGTTCGCCCGGTTCGGCACGGCTGCCGGCGGGTGA
- a CDS encoding MFS transporter, whose translation MPRRYLIMAICCMSLLIISLDVTIVNIALPAIRDDLGSSVSGLQWTIDAYTLVLASLLVLGGSCGDRFGRRRVFQAGLVLFTTGSLLCSAAPSLSWLIAFRMVQAVGGSMLNPVALSIITNTFTEPRERARAIGVWGAVTGFGLALGPLAGGVLVHAFGWRSVL comes from the coding sequence GTGCCCCGCCGCTACCTGATCATGGCCATCTGCTGCATGAGCCTGCTCATCATCAGCCTCGACGTCACGATCGTGAACATCGCCCTTCCCGCGATCCGCGACGACCTCGGCTCCTCGGTCTCCGGCCTGCAGTGGACCATCGACGCGTACACCCTGGTGCTGGCCAGCCTGCTGGTGCTGGGCGGATCGTGCGGCGACCGCTTCGGCCGCCGCCGCGTCTTCCAGGCCGGCCTGGTCCTGTTCACGACCGGTTCCCTGCTGTGCAGCGCGGCCCCGTCGCTGAGCTGGCTGATCGCCTTCCGGATGGTCCAGGCGGTGGGCGGCTCGATGCTCAACCCGGTAGCCCTGTCGATCATCACGAACACCTTCACCGAACCCCGCGAACGCGCCCGCGCCATCGGCGTCTGGGGCGCGGTCACCGGCTTCGGCCTGGCCCTCGGCCCGCTGGCCGGCGGCGTCCTGGTGCACGCGTTCGGCTGGCGCTCCGTCTTATGA
- the dacB gene encoding D-alanyl-D-alanine carboxypeptidase/D-alanyl-D-alanine endopeptidase, producing MRRARALVVAVAATLLGVPAPAAASGGVTGDLDRILTGAALAGATVAVDVRDAAGAAVYQRNSGLRVLPASNQKLLTAAAALEVLGPGYRFRTTVRARGGDLHLRGQGDPTLTVARFDGLAADVARGRKRFTGRLVVDDTWFDRVPLGLDWSWQDESFGWTAPVSALTFAADERSDTGAVEIRYRGTGGRRPSVTVWPPTRSVRVVNRAVTGRGDSVSAVRVHGGRTVTVTGSVAPGRSGTVLVSVPDPAVTAAGVFRAALRRHGVTVAGGTVRGPVPGTARILATRVSAPLREILRPFLKLSHNGIAETLVKAMGRAATPGEPGSWPTGLAAATAALGRLGVDTRLLTMGDGSGLSRRNWVTARQLTTLLTAARRRPWFPAFRAALPVAGAADPLVGGTLRHRMRGTAAAGNVRAKTGTLTGVNALSGYVTTRDGRHLTFAALINGALTSAGPTLDRVAVALAESTGPPREAAPAHHRTGNRVEHRARIP from the coding sequence ATGCGACGTGCCCGCGCCCTCGTCGTGGCGGTGGCCGCCACCCTGCTCGGCGTCCCCGCCCCGGCGGCCGCGTCCGGCGGGGTCACCGGCGATCTCGACCGGATCCTCACCGGCGCCGCGCTGGCCGGCGCCACCGTCGCCGTGGACGTGCGCGACGCCGCCGGGGCCGCGGTCTACCAGCGGAACTCCGGTCTGCGGGTGCTGCCGGCCTCGAACCAGAAACTGCTCACCGCGGCCGCCGCGCTCGAGGTGCTCGGCCCGGGGTACCGGTTCCGTACCACGGTCCGCGCCCGTGGCGGCGACCTTCATCTGCGCGGACAGGGGGATCCCACCCTGACGGTCGCGCGGTTCGACGGGCTGGCTGCGGACGTCGCCCGGGGCCGGAAACGGTTCACCGGGCGGCTGGTCGTCGACGACACCTGGTTCGACCGGGTGCCGCTCGGGCTGGACTGGTCGTGGCAGGACGAGTCGTTCGGCTGGACCGCACCCGTCTCGGCGCTCACCTTCGCGGCTGACGAGCGGTCCGACACCGGCGCCGTCGAGATCCGCTACCGGGGTACGGGCGGGCGGCGCCCGTCGGTCACGGTGTGGCCGCCGACCCGCAGCGTGCGGGTGGTCAACCGGGCGGTCACCGGGCGGGGCGACAGTGTGAGCGCGGTACGGGTCCACGGCGGCCGGACGGTGACGGTCACCGGATCCGTCGCGCCCGGGCGCTCCGGGACCGTGCTGGTCTCGGTGCCGGATCCGGCCGTCACCGCGGCCGGGGTGTTCCGGGCGGCGCTGCGCCGGCACGGGGTGACGGTCGCCGGGGGCACGGTCCGGGGGCCGGTCCCGGGTACGGCCCGGATCCTCGCCACGCGGGTCTCCGCCCCGTTGCGCGAGATCCTGCGGCCGTTCCTGAAGCTCTCCCACAACGGCATCGCCGAGACGCTGGTCAAGGCGATGGGCCGGGCCGCGACGCCCGGAGAACCGGGGAGCTGGCCGACCGGGCTGGCCGCGGCGACCGCCGCCCTCGGTCGCCTCGGTGTCGACACCCGGCTGCTCACCATGGGCGACGGCTCCGGCCTGAGCCGCCGCAACTGGGTCACCGCCCGGCAGCTCACCACGCTGCTCACGGCGGCCCGGCGGCGTCCCTGGTTCCCGGCCTTCCGGGCGGCCCTGCCGGTGGCCGGCGCCGCGGATCCCCTGGTCGGCGGCACCCTGCGCCACCGCATGCGGGGCACCGCCGCGGCCGGCAACGTCCGCGCCAAGACCGGCACCCTGACCGGCGTGAACGCCCTCTCCGGCTACGTGACCACCCGCGACGGCCGCCACCTGACCTTCGCCGCCCTGATCAACGGCGCCCTGACCAGCGCGGGCCCCACCCTCGACCGGGTGGCCGTGGCCCTCGCCGAGAGCACCGGCCCGCCACGCGAGGCGGCCCCGGCCCATCACCGGACCGGAAACCGCGTTGAGCATCGGGCACGTATTCCCTAG
- a CDS encoding MFS transporter gives MPVGIAALLLARRFIPESRAEHPRRLDPVGQVLVLTLLASVTFGIIEGPTSGWTSPVILGCFILGAAALAALLWWEPRRDEPLIELGLFRTPAFSGAVLIAICAFATLGGFLFLNTLYLQEVRGLSALEAGFHTLPMAVMTIIASPLSGRLVGSRGTRLPLWIAGTAMALGLLPLTWATATTPGWQLLAGYLVFGFGFGMVNTPITNTAVSGLPRSRAGVAAAIASTSRQVGTALGVAVIGAVASAAGPTTHAAWWIMVTLSVAVLLIGHLTANPRPAAPHPSPNRVPA, from the coding sequence GTGCCGGTCGGCATCGCCGCGCTCCTGCTGGCCCGGCGTTTCATCCCGGAGTCCCGCGCCGAGCACCCGCGCCGCCTCGACCCGGTCGGCCAGGTCCTGGTGCTCACCCTGCTGGCTTCCGTCACGTTCGGCATCATCGAGGGCCCCACCAGCGGCTGGACCTCACCGGTGATCCTGGGTTGCTTCATCCTGGGAGCGGCCGCGCTGGCCGCGCTCCTGTGGTGGGAGCCGCGCCGCGACGAACCCCTCATCGAACTGGGCCTCTTCCGCACCCCGGCATTCAGCGGCGCCGTACTCATCGCGATCTGCGCCTTCGCCACCCTCGGCGGCTTCCTCTTCCTCAACACCCTCTACCTCCAGGAGGTCCGCGGCCTCTCGGCACTGGAGGCCGGCTTCCACACCCTCCCCATGGCGGTCATGACGATCATCGCGTCGCCCCTCTCCGGCCGCCTGGTCGGCAGCCGCGGCACCCGTCTCCCCCTATGGATCGCCGGCACCGCGATGGCCCTCGGCCTGCTCCCGCTGACCTGGGCCACCGCCACCACCCCCGGATGGCAGCTGCTCGCCGGCTACCTCGTCTTCGGTTTCGGCTTCGGCATGGTCAACACCCCGATCACCAACACCGCGGTCTCCGGCCTCCCCCGCTCCCGGGCCGGCGTCGCCGCCGCCATCGCCTCCACGAGCCGCCAGGTGGGCACCGCCCTCGGCGTCGCCGTCATCGGCGCGGTCGCCTCCGCGGCCGGCCCCACCACCCACGCGGCCTGGTGGATCATGGTCACCCTGAGCGTCGCGGTCCTGCTGATCGGCCACCTGACCGCAAACCCCCGGCCCGCCGCCCCGCACCCGTCCCCCAACCGGGTCCCCGCCTGA
- a CDS encoding MerR family transcriptional regulator has product MPYTPGETAERLGVSIDTIRYYEKIGLLHGIQRNSSGRRIFSDDDLSRLGLLRCLRDSGMPISRLRRFAELLRIGDEGAEQRTALLREHDQEIDARIEQLRREQRRVREKIAWYESRPDQ; this is encoded by the coding sequence GTGCCTTACACACCTGGGGAGACCGCCGAGCGGCTCGGCGTCAGCATCGACACGATCCGCTACTACGAGAAGATCGGGCTGCTGCACGGCATCCAGCGCAACTCCAGCGGCCGCCGGATCTTCTCCGACGACGACCTGTCCCGGCTGGGGCTGCTGCGCTGCCTGCGCGACTCGGGCATGCCGATCAGCCGGCTGCGGCGCTTCGCCGAACTGCTGCGGATCGGTGACGAGGGCGCCGAGCAGCGGACGGCACTGTTGCGCGAGCACGATCAGGAGATCGACGCGAGGATCGAGCAGCTGCGCCGGGAACAGCGACGGGTCCGGGAGAAGATCGCGTGGTACGAGTCGAGACCTGATCAGTAA
- the glgX gene encoding glycogen debranching protein GlgX, with amino-acid sequence MHIWPGNPYPLGATYDGGGTNFALFSEAATRVELCLFGDDGRETRIDLPEREALVWHGYLPRVVPGQRYGYRVHGPYDLSRGLRCNPGKLLLDPYAKAIDGDYRWDPALFSYNFGDIGSYNDLDSAPFSPRSVVINPYFDWGNDRPLKIPMWETVIYEAHVKGMTIQHPNIPDDVRGTYSGLAHPVMIKYLRSLGVTAVELMPVHQFVHDSGLIERGLTNYWGYNTIGFFAPHNGYSSFAGGGGQVQEFKAMVKALHQAGIEVILDVVYNHTAEGNHLGPTLSFRGIDNPAYYRLVDQDRQYYYDTTGTGNSLNVRHHESLRLIMDSLRYWVTEMHVDGFRFDLAAALAREFHEVDRLAAFFDLVNQDPVVSQVKLIAEPWDVGDGGYQVGGFPPNWTEWNGKYRDSVRDFWRGELSSLGEFGSRFTGSSDLYQDDGRRPIASINFVTAHDGFTLHDLVSYNEKHNDANGEGNRDGESHNRSWNCGTEGETEDADVIVLRERQKRNLLATLLLSQGVPMIAHGDELGRTQRGNNNVYCQDNEISWVDWVEARNEDVLTGFVRRLLKLRADHPIFRRRRFFTGDPAGDSKLPDIAWLRRDGQVTTEADWNTRSGMTMTVFLNGRGIPERDALGEEIRDDSFLLLFNPLDEDVAFTLPDRDYGRTWEVSANTADPLLAAKRKTARAGGQFTVTRHSMVVLRCRY; translated from the coding sequence ATGCATATCTGGCCGGGCAATCCGTACCCGCTGGGGGCCACCTACGACGGTGGCGGCACCAATTTCGCGCTCTTCTCCGAGGCGGCCACCCGGGTCGAGTTGTGCCTTTTCGGCGACGACGGCCGGGAGACCCGGATCGACCTGCCGGAACGCGAGGCGCTGGTCTGGCACGGATACCTGCCGCGGGTGGTGCCGGGGCAGCGGTACGGCTACCGGGTGCACGGTCCCTACGACCTGTCCCGGGGGCTGCGGTGCAATCCCGGCAAACTGCTGCTGGATCCGTACGCCAAGGCGATCGATGGGGACTATCGGTGGGATCCGGCGCTTTTCTCGTACAATTTTGGCGATATCGGCTCTTATAACGACCTGGATTCAGCGCCTTTTTCGCCCCGATCCGTCGTGATAAACCCGTATTTTGACTGGGGTAATGACCGGCCGCTCAAGATCCCGATGTGGGAGACGGTGATCTACGAGGCCCACGTCAAGGGTATGACGATCCAACATCCGAACATCCCGGACGACGTGCGCGGCACCTACTCCGGCCTGGCGCACCCGGTGATGATCAAGTACTTGAGGAGCCTCGGCGTCACCGCGGTCGAGCTCATGCCGGTGCACCAGTTCGTCCACGACAGCGGGCTGATCGAGCGGGGCCTGACCAACTACTGGGGCTACAACACCATCGGCTTCTTCGCGCCGCACAACGGCTACTCGTCGTTCGCCGGCGGGGGCGGGCAGGTGCAGGAGTTCAAGGCCATGGTCAAGGCGCTGCACCAGGCCGGCATCGAGGTGATCCTGGACGTCGTCTACAACCACACGGCCGAGGGCAACCACCTGGGCCCCACGCTGTCCTTCCGGGGCATCGACAACCCCGCCTACTACCGGCTCGTCGACCAGGACCGGCAGTACTACTACGACACCACCGGTACGGGGAACAGCCTCAACGTCCGCCACCACGAGTCGCTGCGACTGATCATGGACAGCCTGCGCTACTGGGTGACCGAGATGCACGTCGACGGCTTCCGGTTCGACCTGGCCGCCGCCCTGGCCCGGGAGTTCCACGAGGTGGACCGGCTGGCCGCGTTCTTCGACCTGGTCAACCAGGATCCGGTGGTGTCACAGGTCAAGCTGATCGCCGAGCCGTGGGACGTCGGCGACGGCGGCTACCAGGTCGGCGGCTTCCCACCCAACTGGACCGAGTGGAACGGCAAGTACCGCGACTCGGTCCGCGACTTCTGGCGTGGCGAACTGTCCAGCCTCGGCGAGTTCGGGTCCCGGTTCACCGGCAGCTCCGACCTCTACCAGGACGACGGCCGCCGCCCGATCGCCTCGATCAACTTCGTCACCGCACACGACGGGTTCACCCTGCACGATCTGGTGTCGTACAACGAGAAGCACAACGACGCCAACGGCGAGGGCAACCGGGACGGCGAGAGCCACAACCGGTCGTGGAACTGCGGCACCGAGGGCGAGACCGAGGACGCCGACGTCATCGTGCTGCGCGAGCGGCAGAAACGGAACCTCCTGGCCACCCTGCTGCTCAGCCAGGGCGTCCCGATGATCGCGCACGGTGACGAGCTCGGCCGCACCCAGCGCGGCAACAACAACGTCTACTGCCAGGACAACGAGATCTCCTGGGTGGACTGGGTGGAGGCGCGCAACGAGGACGTGCTCACCGGGTTCGTCCGGCGGCTGCTGAAACTACGGGCCGACCATCCGATCTTCCGGCGGCGGCGGTTCTTCACCGGCGACCCGGCCGGCGACTCGAAACTGCCCGACATCGCCTGGCTGCGCCGCGACGGCCAGGTCACGACCGAGGCGGACTGGAACACCCGCAGCGGCATGACCATGACCGTCTTCCTCAACGGGCGCGGCATCCCGGAGCGCGACGCCCTCGGCGAGGAGATCCGGGACGACTCGTTCCTGCTGCTGTTCAACCCGCTCGACGAGGACGTGGCGTTCACGCTGCCGGACCGTGACTACGGGCGGACGTGGGAGGTCTCGGCGAACACCGCCGACCCGCTGCTGGCCGCCAAGCGCAAGACCGCGCGGGCCGGCGGGCAGTTCACCGTGACCAGGCACAGCATGGTGGTGCTGCGCTGCCGTTACTGA
- a CDS encoding EamA family transporter encodes MTPLPGGQFAIMTAALLWSTIGLATSYLPDGTPPASVGAARVLGGGLLLLTLCRAGRLRAVLTRRRPVAVAAVAMASYQACYFSALDLAGVTVGSVVAMTSVPVFAGLLAVVRRRGGVTGRWLLATTLAISGVALLALARPDGRPMTAGVLLALGAGVSYAVFTVGSATVIQRGGDPGVTMAVVFLSAGLLLSPALLLDAPGWLVTPHGAAVIGYLIVVASAGAYLLYGRGLRTTAPATAGTLALLEPACAAVIGVLLLREPMSARSVVGLAVLTAALLLLTLPSGRRRSSVAAPAPDPSESRPPVADPLTVPVSNSLTVPASGPLTVPVSGQIAVPVPGPAAVPVSGPVSVPVSNSLTVPVPEPVTVPDTGPFDGRKPISGSVPGPAARRFLEPGAELVPMGDLCLLGVWGPSSGSAPVLNPDSVGAGPVAVLDPGSFDSIGTGAGPTAVVDPGPFGSRGWIVLDTERSALAWEPLAAVGAGPASTSGRRRP; translated from the coding sequence GTGACCCCTCTCCCCGGCGGCCAGTTCGCCATCATGACCGCTGCCCTGCTGTGGAGCACGATCGGGCTGGCCACCTCGTACCTGCCGGACGGCACCCCACCGGCGTCGGTCGGCGCGGCCCGGGTCCTCGGCGGCGGGCTCCTCCTGCTGACACTGTGCCGTGCCGGGCGGCTGCGCGCCGTGCTCACCCGCCGCCGTCCGGTCGCCGTCGCGGCCGTCGCGATGGCCTCCTACCAGGCCTGCTACTTCAGCGCGCTGGACCTGGCCGGCGTCACCGTCGGCAGCGTCGTGGCCATGACCAGCGTGCCCGTCTTCGCCGGTCTGCTCGCCGTCGTCCGGCGCCGGGGCGGTGTCACCGGCCGCTGGCTGCTCGCCACCACACTGGCGATCAGCGGCGTGGCGCTGCTGGCCCTCGCCCGCCCCGACGGCCGGCCGATGACCGCCGGGGTGCTGCTCGCCCTGGGTGCGGGCGTCAGCTACGCCGTCTTCACGGTCGGCAGCGCCACCGTCATCCAGCGCGGCGGCGACCCCGGCGTCACGATGGCCGTGGTCTTCCTGAGCGCGGGCCTCCTGCTCTCCCCGGCGCTGCTGCTCGACGCGCCCGGCTGGCTCGTCACCCCACACGGAGCGGCCGTGATCGGCTACCTGATCGTGGTCGCTTCGGCCGGCGCGTACCTGCTCTACGGCCGTGGCCTGCGAACCACGGCCCCGGCCACGGCCGGCACCCTGGCCCTGCTCGAACCGGCCTGCGCGGCGGTCATCGGCGTCCTGCTGCTGCGCGAGCCGATGTCCGCGCGGAGTGTCGTGGGCCTGGCCGTCCTCACCGCCGCCCTGCTTCTGCTCACCCTCCCGTCCGGCCGCCGCCGTAGTTCCGTCGCCGCGCCCGCGCCGGACCCGTCCGAATCACGGCCCCCGGTCGCCGATCCGCTCACCGTGCCCGTGTCCAATTCGCTCACCGTGCCCGCTTCCGGTCCGCTCACCGTGCCCGTTTCCGGTCAGATCGCCGTGCCCGTCCCAGGTCCGGCCGCCGTGCCCGTTTCCGGTCCGGTCAGCGTGCCGGTGTCCAATTCGCTCACCGTGCCCGTCCCCGAGCCGGTCACCGTGCCGGACACGGGCCCATTCGATGGCCGGAAGCCGATCTCCGGGTCGGTGCCGGGTCCGGCCGCGCGCCGTTTCCTGGAGCCGGGCGCCGAACTCGTGCCCATGGGCGATCTGTGTCTTCTCGGAGTCTGGGGGCCGAGCTCCGGATCCGCGCCGGTGCTGAATCCGGATTCCGTCGGTGCGGGGCCCGTGGCCGTGCTGGATCCGGGTTCGTTCGACTCCATCGGGACGGGTGCCGGACCCACGGCCGTGGTGGATCCGGGGCCGTTCGGGTCCCGGGGGTGGATCGTGCTGGACACGGAACGGTCGGCACTCGCCTGGGAGCCGCTCGCCGCGGTGGGGGCCGGTCCCGCATCGACATCCGGTCGCCGTCGACCGTGA